The genomic window GCGCGAGGAGTATGAGGCGCTTATTGCAGATAAAAAGGTGAAACGTGGCGAATTGAACAGGAAAGCTTCGTCATACTACCTCATGGTGGAGAAGCAGCGTAAACGGAACGATATGCAGAGTATCCAGGCGTTTGAGCGGCTTCGAGAACGAATAGCGGAGTTAGAGCTGCGGCAGCAGGTAGAAGTGCTGAGCAAGGATAAGGAAAAGAAATTAGTGGCGAAGATAACGGAGCTGCGGCGAGAGTTCGATCGCATGGAGAAGGAACTGGAGAAGGACAGGAAGTTGACGGAATTGCTGAAGAAGGCGCAGAAGTACCGTGTAGAATCGGACACATACCACGAAGAGGTTATTGAGCACGTAAGGCTCTCCCATGAATGCCATAGTAAAATGGTGGAGTGTTTCAAAGAGGCAGACAGAATAAGGGAGAAGGCGGACGAGGCACACCGGCTTTTTATAGAGGCTCAGGAAGAAGCGGACGAAGCGCACAAGCGTTATATCCGGTATCTCCGCGACATGAAGGACTTTGACCGCGTTATAAGCGGGCTGAGACGGAAGATACGGGAAGATTGGGGCTTCCGGGAGCGAATGGAAGCGAGGAAGAAGGCGAAAGGCATTTACGAGAAGTTTAAAGACGGTGGGAAGCTCAGCACTGAAGATTTGCTCATGTTGCAACGGTCCGAGATGGGCTTAAAATAAAGACAAGTACTGCTAATCGATTCGATTTTATCAGAATCTAAATGAGGTTAAGCGTTTCGCTACAGGGCTTACGGGACGCGATTTTGCTCATAATTCCCTGGTTGGCGAAAGCCAGGTACACCGATAGTTTTATATACTACGAATGCATTTAACTTTAGCAGAATGATATCACAAATGGTAGGAGGTGAAGATAATGGGAGAAGAAAAACCGGCTGGATTGAAACAATTGTTTGTTTACGAACATGACGCAGGACGACTTGAACTTTTCATTCGAATCGTGTACGGGTGGATAGCCATCGGGATTGTCTTACTGGTATACGGCATCGTTGCAGAAATCTGCCTTTTTATTCAATGGTTCGTGATATTGATACTCGGACGGAGGAGCGAAGGGCTAAGCAACTTTGTTAAGGGCTATCTCGAATATTTCGTGCACGTCGTCAGCTATTATTACTTCATGACCGATGAGAGACCGGGCATAATGCCAAAACCGGTTGAAATCTACGAGAAAGAATAAATGAATGAGCAGGATCTGCACCGACGAATCGGTGTTGTATGCCTGCGCTTCTCTTTTTTTCTTGATACGTTTTTAGAGTCAACCTATACTACGTCACGTGTCGAATTTGATATTGTTTTTTATGGATGATGATTATAGAATAGATAGATTAAGAAAATGAGGACAACGTGGCTTACTATACGGATGGGGCTCTGTATCGTGCTTCTGTTTGCAGTGCTTTATGCACTCTTAAGTGTTATCGCATATTTTGTGGGAGCGGGCACACCGCTCGTTTATGCGTTACTTGCTTTTGGATTGGTCGCTATCCAGTTCTTTATCGGCCCTAAGGTTGTAGAGCGAACCATGCATATTCGCTATGTCTCGGAAAGTGAAGCGCCGGAATTGCATCGGATGGTGAGCGAGTTAGCACTGAAGGCGGGGATCCCGAAACCTCGCGTCGGGATCTCCGAGATCCCTATACCGAATGCATTCGCTTTTGGCACCTCGAAGAAGACCGCACGGGTTTGCATTACAAAACGATTGATGGAAATGCTGAGCCGGGACGAGATAGAAGCGGTTCTGGGGCATGAACTTTCGCATATAAAACATCGCGATATGGTGGTGATAACGGCATTGAGTGTGATACCGATGATCTGTTACTTTATTTATTTTAGCTTCTTCTGGTCCGGCCTCTTTGGTGGGGGCGGTCGGGACAGAGAGGGTGCCTTGCCAATGATGGCAATCGCGCTTATTGCGTTCGTTGTCTATTTCATAAGCAACCTTATCGTGCTGTACGCATCGCGCGTGCGGGAATATTATGCGGATGCAGGCAGTGCAGAGCTCACGAGGAAGCCGCATGAACTCGCGTCTGCGTTATACAAGATGATCTATGGCAGTGCGAGCACAAAGTCCGAGAGAGTGGTTAAGGAAATGGGGAGCATGCGTGCGTTCTTTGCCGCCGATCCGGTGACCGCCCGGGGCGATTTGAAGGATTTGAGCGCGGCGGACCTAAATAGGGATGGAAAGATAGACGAGTACGAGTTACGGATGTTTGCAGAGCGGGCGAACGCGAGCCGTGCTGAACGAGTGATGGAACTCTTCTCCACGCATCCTAATCCCGTCAGCCGGGTTAAGCGGCTGGGCACGTACTTGTACTAACGGCGAAGTCGTGTTCCCTTACCAGTTCTCGTAAACGATTCCACGAATACGAGACAAGCATCACACGGAACCAGAAGCTACGGAATGTATCTTTTGGCTTATACTGCCCGCTTTATCCCGCCGTTCGTCTATTGTCAACGTTGTCACGACCCGTAAGGCACCGTGCGCGAAAACGGATTCGTGTACCGCTTTGAAAGCCTCTAAAATCAGCGTGAGATCTTCTGCCTCGAATATCGTGCCCATTGCCGTTAGTTCGGGTTCCAAGCCCAGGTTCCTCAGCTCCGTGATCGCTCTTATCACGTACCCGCTTACGCTTGGCGTTTGTGTTCCTAAGGGGACAACGGTTATTTCAGCGATTATCATCTCCTATTAAATATCTGCACCTTAAACTAAGTATATATACGCGACTATAAGTACGAATACGTCAAATTAAAGGGGTGGTATCTAAGTGTCGATGCAAAGTGGGCAAAGGGAAATAAAGGTATTGCATGTAGATGATGAGCCCGATTTCCTTCTGGTG from Methanomicrobia archaeon includes these protein-coding regions:
- a CDS encoding M48 family metalloprotease, with translation MRTTWLTIRMGLCIVLLFAVLYALLSVIAYFVGAGTPLVYALLAFGLVAIQFFIGPKVVERTMHIRYVSESEAPELHRMVSELALKAGIPKPRVGISEIPIPNAFAFGTSKKTARVCITKRLMEMLSRDEIEAVLGHELSHIKHRDMVVITALSVIPMICYFIYFSFFWSGLFGGGGRDREGALPMMAIALIAFVVYFISNLIVLYASRVREYYADAGSAELTRKPHELASALYKMIYGSASTKSERVVKEMGSMRAFFAADPVTARGDLKDLSAADLNRDGKIDEYELRMFAERANASRAERVMELFSTHPNPVSRVKRLGTYLY
- a CDS encoding DUF4389 domain-containing protein, encoding MGEEKPAGLKQLFVYEHDAGRLELFIRIVYGWIAIGIVLLVYGIVAEICLFIQWFVILILGRRSEGLSNFVKGYLEYFVHVVSYYYFMTDERPGIMPKPVEIYEKE
- a CDS encoding MTH1187 family thiamine-binding protein, which codes for MIIAEITVVPLGTQTPSVSGYVIRAITELRNLGLEPELTAMGTIFEAEDLTLILEAFKAVHESVFAHGALRVVTTLTIDERRDKAGSISQKIHSVASGSV
- a CDS encoding phosphoserine phosphatase — translated: MLEELEERRAEIIKKAEEYKLRRTELNTEASKWAELRDELNGRIKEAVEKAKEFKQQREEYEALIADKKVKRGELNRKASSYYLMVEKQRKRNDMQSIQAFERLRERIAELELRQQVEVLSKDKEKKLVAKITELRREFDRMEKELEKDRKLTELLKKAQKYRVESDTYHEEVIEHVRLSHECHSKMVECFKEADRIREKADEAHRLFIEAQEEADEAHKRYIRYLRDMKDFDRVISGLRRKIREDWGFRERMEARKKAKGIYEKFKDGGKLSTEDLLMLQRSEMGLK